TGGGTGGGCGGGGCAGCTTGCGAGGAGCGAGGGAAAGGAACGTGCAATCCGCAATACTTCTCCAAAACGACTGCTCGGCCAAATACAGCAAAATCTAACAACTACTAACAAGTACTGAATACTTTATTTCATATTACCTTCAGTAAAATGTATATCATTTCTCCAATTCACATTTCTTTGTGTTATTTGAATTTAGTCACATGCTTAGTAGGGTGATTTGAAAAAGTTAGAAGTTCTACTAAGTGGAGGCATGGCCAATAACAGTGTGTGTTTACAAAATTAAGGGTTTACAAAGCTTTGCTTAAAACGAATAATGATAGACGAGACATAATACCCgagttattatttttcttagtaTGTATGTTTGAACCAGACCCAGGGCCCCATCCCGTGTTAGTACTGTCATTAATTTACCTACCATATCCAACATAGAAAACAAGGGGTTATACAAATATTCAAGCCGtttatccattttcaacccCTGAACCTAAAAACATAAAAGAGGcattttttcaggtttttttttttttttttaagaaatgaataaatgcaccattttctaatttttctactttcaatattaaatcacaaaaacgaaTGAACGCAGTGTACACAAACTACTTTTTCTAAACCTCTTGTCGCACTGAGGAACACTGCAATGTATTTACAGGATGAGTTTGCAAGTGACGATTCAGGTCTCTTTGATATGTGAAAGTCATCTTACACTGAAGACATgtaaaaggcttctctccagtgtgaactcttatGTGCCTCTCAAGGCTTACTTTaactgtgaaactctttccacaccgaaggcaggtgaaaggcttttctccagtgtgaattctcgtGTGAGCCTTaaggcttgttttgtttgagcaagtctttccacagtgatggcacatgaatggcttctctccagtgtgagttATTACGTGATTCTTAAGGTGATTGCTGTCTGTGAAACTCATTTCACACTGATGACATATAAAACTGATCTCTCTTGAATGAATCCTCATGTGGTTATTACATGTTACTTTatgtctgaaactctttccacagtgatCACATTTGaatggtttctctccagtgtgaaggTTCATGTGACATCTCAGGTTTAGTTCTGCTGTGAAGCCCTTTCCACACAAAAAGCAcatgtaaggcttctctccagtgtgaattctcatgtgcctGTTAAAGCTTCCTTTTTGAGAGAAActgtttccacactgagggcaggtaAAAGGTTTCTCACCGGTGTGAACACTCATGTGGATTTTAAGGTTTGCTTTTTTGGTAAAACTCTGTCCGCACTGCTGGCAGTTGAAATATCTTATAGTTACTGTTTTTCGTGAGGATGAATTTTCAGTCTCTGAGCAACTAAATTTTTCTCCAGTTGTGAAATCATGATGTTTCTCATACTGGTCTTCCTCCATTTCATCTAGtacttcactctcctctttcagCAGCATCAAGTCTAAGGTGAAAAGAGACAAATACAAGTTAGTTGTATTTAAAACATCAACACGCACCATTCAGGAAGAACTCTAAAGTGACAATACCACAACACTTATACATGAACAAAAGCTAATGTAATAACTTTAGCAATGCCCccaactaaagatttttctagtcgactagcaGTCATTCATTTAAGTCATTAATCGAATAATCGCACATTTCTATTTACTTAATCACTTAAATAGCCTACTGAGGAGAATACTAAACCATACTGAGCATTTAATATAGGTGCCTGAATGTGTCGGGAAAAAATAGCAAGgacacattttaattatttattaataaactagtgttttctgtatcagtgtcggctgcaaagatgcATCTCCGCAGTGGACGTGCCTTTAGAGAGAAATGCACCTTTCCTACGGCTTGCATAAGCAGAGAGTATTTCTTTTCGATTTAAATTGGttcgtttaaaagtagacatattaaagagttagttcacccaaaaatgaaaattctgtaaatcagcgtgtcgaatccgcagttcggagcgccaaagtcacgtgatttcagcagtttggtggtttgacacacattccgaatcatgattcgacacgctgattcattacgctccgaatcttcctgaagcagtgttttgaaatcggccatcactaagcaagtcgttattttgttttttacacaaatgtcattgctccctatgtaggcctcacggagccatcggatttcaacaaaaatatcttaatttgtgttccgaagatcaacgaaggtcttatgggtgtaaaacgtcacgagggtgagtaattaatgaccgaattttcatttttgggtgaactaaccctttatagATATACTTCTCATGTCTGATGTCTGTACACTGAgattcagttcatttttgtgacacgCTGCTGCTCAGGGAGGCTGAGACGGCAGAAAACGCATCctgtttgtgcttttgtaaaataaagaaaacaatgttttcttgttattgtgagtttacacaaataaaaatagaccatTTACCGTTATGAATTATGTATTACACTTATCTGTATgactaaaaatgagtattttaagttgtttccgctgttGTCAGGAAAAAATGCAAGAAATTGCGCCGGTGCCTCCATGATGTGCAGTAAAGCGCGCTATACTTTAGCTTCCCCACCTATCCGACCGCTACCACTTTGTTTGTGTAAATGAAGAGACTTCTCATCAAACACAAATATGGTGTGACACAGGGCTCAGTATTAGGTCCTCTGCTTTTCTCCTTGTATATGATTCCCCTGGGAGTCATTATATGGCTTACAATCAGCTGTTTCCTCAAAAGAGTCAGATTGCAAACAGCAGAAAGCCGCCTTCATGCGACACATACAGTAAACCCATGTGTTGTTCACTTCGCAGCACAAAATAAcaccaaattattaaaaaaaaataataataattatcctGACCTAGGTTCTGTTTTGTCATGCACCATGCAAGTTTGTGATCATAATCAATTGAGTGTGAAACCTGACCTGAAGACATTAGGTGCGGCAGTCAGAGATCCTGAATAGAGACTTTTCAAGCCtgacaagtttttttttcctgtgacgGTCACCACTTATCTCttcattataatatttgaaactttttcggtaaagctgttttgaaacagtattgtaaaagcactatacaaataaacttaaaCTGAACTACTGTTACAACAACACATTCTGTAAAGCTGCTATGTgtacaatgtgtattgtgaaaattctatacaaataaatgtgatttgGCTTGGTATCAAATAACTATTTGTATTTGATGTGCTAAAAGTTAATTCtgttattatgtttattatatagttatatttgatataattataatataatttatatatgttATAGTTATATTACAATCAtgttttgcagtgtgtgtgttcactactcactatttataatgtgtgtgcactaactggaGAGGTTACATGCATCGGACAAATTCAGAATATGGGTTACCATAGTTAGCCTTCACGTGTCACTTTCAAATATCATTCATTTCTGTAGagctgaacattttaataaggatcaaatgactgagttcagctttgagaaagaaaccaacctgtttgttcctcagtatcttcatgtttcactctgaatgtttcttcaatcttcatgtcttcactctcttctttaataaacgccatctttataatagtgtgtCATGTGGATCTCAGTTGCTTCACCAGGAGTTTTTCCTGTGTGTTTGGACAGTGATGAGAATAATTAAAAGAAAGTAAAATAAATCCAAACTAAATCTCTGGGTGCATCACAATCAGAATTTCTTGAATTTCCCTAAAAGGgataaataaagcatttattattattattattattattagcaaaaAACTCTCAAAACTAGTGCTTCAAATTAATAAAAGAGCACAAATTATACAGACATTTCATATTTGGATAATTGATTTGTCTTTGGTATTTACTGATTTGTAGATTACTTAATAAATTCTACTTTCATGAAAACTTTTGCAGTTGGTTTGTAAAAGTTGTTGTTACAcgtttgtgtttctgttttaaCCAGTATGTGTCGTCAGCGCGCGATGGTTCAAGCGAttcgaatcactgaatcattatgCGAAGCATTTGGTTCAATTGACTCGGAGTTTCGAAAAGGTCCGTTTCTCCCATCACAACATGCCAGCGACCGAATTCTTGTTTACAATAATCTGATTCAAGATATAGGCAGCGAAATGAGACGCACCTTTTCTGTTACTCATGTGGATGCGCTTTACTGACATAAATAACGTTCATGTTAAagcattatactgttacactcaatgataaataattcattttgcaTCGCTTGTAAAAACTATACCATTGATTGAACGGTTTGTAATGATTTAAATACTTGAAATGCTTCAAAACACAAACCTTTCCTCAGCTGAACAGACGCAAGAACGGGACGCAGCCTTATGACGTTAAAACATCGCGCCAAATTAAAAGCCCTGCTCACTggctaaaatgacaaaagtgcacagaatatagtaaatataattCAGAGTAGAattgtttgtgaaatattaactaCTATTGAAAGAGTATGAGATTATGCctaaactgtaaaacaaaacaaattagatAACAAAAACACAGTAGATGAGTTTATAAAACACACGTCAGTATTGAAACAACTATAaaagtaagaccttcgttgatctatggaacacaaattaagatatttttgtttaaatccgatggctccatgaggcctacatagggagcaatgacatttcctctctcaagatccattaatgtactaaaaacatatttaaatcagttcatgtgagtacagtggttcaatattaatattataaagcgacgagaatatttttggtgcaccaaaaaaaaaaaaaaagaaagaaagaaaatatttggtgcaccaaaaatattcttgtcgctttataatattaatactgaaccactgtactcacatgaactgatttaaatatgtttttagtacctttatggatcttgagagaggaaatgtcagatttcggagccatcagatttaaacaaaaatatctcaatttgcgttccgaagattaacgaaggtcttacgggtgtggaacggcatgagcgtgagtaataaatgacagaattttcatttttgggtgaactaaccctttaatgtgattTATTAAATAGCAGAAGGTATTGATAAAAAGGTTCAGTCTAATTAAAAGGGGGTATTTCaaagatttttaatgaaatcaatAAAAAGTCTTCAATGTAATTTATGTGAGTTGCTGCCTTAGTAGAGTGATTCTAATCACTGACTATGTTACGTTaggataatgatgatgatgatgatatggAGAGCATAGTGGATCATATAAAACAGCTTAGCTTTAACAAAGCAAGTGaaatccaaaacaaaaataaaatgaaaccgtGTGCTCCATACAAAACCAACACAAGACAATGAACGAAGTGAACAGaaggc
The Ctenopharyngodon idella isolate HZGC_01 chromosome 4, HZGC01, whole genome shotgun sequence genome window above contains:
- the LOC127510665 gene encoding gastrula zinc finger protein XlCGF8.2DB-like isoform X11, which gives rise to MAFIKEESEDMKIEETFRVKHEDTEEQTDLMLLKEESEVLDEMEEDQYEKHHDFTTGEKFSCSETENSSSRKTVTIRYFNCQQCGQSFTKKANLKIHMSVHTGEKPFTCPQCGNSFSQKGSFNRHMRIHTGEKPYMCFLCGKGFTAELNLRCHMNLHTGEKPFKCDHCGKSFRHKVTCNNHMRIHSREISFICHQCEMSFTDSNHLKNHVITHTGEKPFMCHHCGKTCSNKTSLKAHTRIHTGEKPFTCLRCGKSFTVKVSLERHIRVHTGEKPFTCLQCKMTFTYQRDLNRHLQTHPVNTLQCSSVRQEV
- the LOC127510665 gene encoding gastrula zinc finger protein XlCGF8.2DB-like isoform X12; this translates as MAFIKEESEDLRIEETFRVKQEDTEEQTDLMLLKEESEVLDEMEEDQYEKHHDFTTGEKFSCSETENSSSRKTVTIRYFNCQQCGQSFTKKANLKIHMSVHTGEKPFTCPQCGNSFSQKGSFNRHMRIHTGEKPYMCFLCGKGFTAELNLRCHMNLHTGEKPFKCDHCGKSFRHKVTCNNHMRIHSREISFICHQCEMSFTDSNHLKNHVITHTGEKPFMCHHCGKTCSNKTSLKAHTRIHTGEKPFTCLRCGKSFTVKVSLERHIRVHTGEKPFTCLQCKMTFTYQRDLNRHLQTHPVNTLQCSSVRQEV